One stretch of Micromonospora cremea DNA includes these proteins:
- the cydB gene encoding cytochrome d ubiquinol oxidase subunit II: protein MDLTTIWFLLIAVLFTGYFILEGFDFGVGMLLPVLGRDDRERRVLINTIGPVWDGNEVWLITAGGAMFAAFPEWYATLFSGFYLPLLLILLALIARGVAFEYRHKRPEVSWKRRWDAAIVIGSLLPAFLWGVAFANILRGVPLDAEHEYVGGLFDLLHPYALLGGATTLALFLTHGAVFIALKTAGDIRERASALAVRLGVGAAVLAVGFLAWTLSIRSSAAAVVLAVGAALALLGGLAAARVRREGWAFTGTAVAIGLAVATLFAALFPNVLPSTLDAAGTLTATNAASTPYTLKIMTWVAVIFTPVVLAYQGWTYWVFRKRIGVANIPQH, encoded by the coding sequence GTGGACCTCACCACCATCTGGTTTCTCCTCATCGCCGTGCTCTTCACCGGCTACTTCATCCTGGAGGGCTTCGACTTCGGCGTGGGCATGCTGCTGCCCGTGCTCGGCCGCGACGACCGCGAACGACGGGTCCTGATCAACACGATCGGCCCGGTCTGGGACGGCAACGAGGTGTGGCTGATCACCGCAGGCGGCGCGATGTTCGCCGCCTTCCCCGAGTGGTACGCCACCCTCTTCTCCGGCTTCTACCTGCCGCTGCTGCTGATCCTGCTGGCCCTGATCGCCCGTGGGGTGGCCTTCGAGTACCGGCACAAGCGCCCCGAGGTGTCCTGGAAGCGACGCTGGGACGCCGCGATCGTGATCGGCTCGCTGCTGCCGGCGTTCCTGTGGGGTGTCGCCTTCGCCAACATCCTGCGCGGCGTGCCGCTGGACGCCGAGCACGAGTACGTCGGTGGCCTGTTCGACCTGCTGCACCCGTACGCCCTGCTCGGTGGCGCGACCACCCTCGCGCTGTTCCTCACCCACGGCGCGGTGTTCATCGCCCTGAAGACCGCCGGCGACATCCGCGAGCGCGCCAGCGCCCTCGCGGTGCGCCTCGGCGTCGGCGCCGCTGTGCTCGCGGTGGGCTTCCTGGCCTGGACGCTGAGCATCCGCTCCAGCGCGGCCGCCGTCGTGCTCGCCGTCGGCGCGGCCCTCGCCCTGCTCGGTGGCCTCGCCGCCGCCCGCGTACGCCGGGAGGGCTGGGCGTTCACCGGCACCGCGGTGGCGATCGGGCTGGCGGTGGCGACCCTGTTCGCGGCGCTGTTCCCGAACGTGCTGCCCTCCACCCTGGACGCGGCGGGCACGTTGACCGCCACCAACGCCGCCTCCACCCCCTACACCCTGAAGATCATGACCTGGGTGGCGGTGATCTTCACGCCGGTCGTGCTGGCCT